One window of Nostoc sp. C052 genomic DNA carries:
- a CDS encoding chromophore lyase CpcT/CpeT, which translates to MTHSTDIATLARWMAADFSNQEQAFENPPFYAHIRVCIRPLPLELFSGVSLFLEQAYDFMLNQPYRMRVMKLIPAENHIAIEHYTVKEEQKFYGASREPERLKELSVDQLEKMSGCNMIVEWTGKSFKGRVEPGKACIVVRDGKNTYLDNEFEIDAKEFFSLDRGRDLDTDERLWGSIAGPFHFVRWGSFADEVKV; encoded by the coding sequence ATGACTCATTCTACTGATATCGCCACCTTAGCCCGCTGGATGGCAGCTGACTTTAGCAATCAAGAACAAGCTTTTGAAAATCCGCCTTTTTATGCTCATATCCGCGTGTGTATCCGTCCCCTTCCCTTAGAATTATTCTCAGGAGTAAGTTTGTTTCTCGAACAAGCTTATGATTTTATGCTCAATCAACCCTACCGGATGCGGGTAATGAAGTTGATTCCGGCAGAAAACCACATTGCTATTGAACACTACACCGTTAAAGAAGAACAAAAATTTTACGGTGCATCTCGTGAACCCGAACGCCTCAAAGAATTGTCTGTTGACCAATTGGAAAAAATGTCAGGTTGCAACATGATTGTAGAGTGGACAGGTAAGAGCTTCAAAGGCAGAGTTGAACCTGGTAAAGCCTGCATAGTTGTACGTGACGGCAAAAATACTTATTTGGATAACGAATTTGAGATTGATGCTAAAGAATTTTTCAGCCTTGACCGAGGAAGAGATTTAGACACCGATGAACGTCTTTGGGGTTCTATCGCCGGCCCATTTCACTTTGTCCGCTGGGGTAGTTTTGCTGATGAAGTAAAGGTGTAA
- a CDS encoding lipopolysaccharide assembly protein LapB: MLRRLIAIATATILFSSSLTLAQSKKPKPPDKFPPNPLEITTPDPLSPRSPKDQQPLTLQERQKLEPALDALNQEAAAKLQAGEPEAAFEIWNRELRLRRFFGSLAEVQALSRVGAIAWNQNNGEEVQYITQRLQAIQKQTQSEKKTAPIDLELWRSLGQAYQNVRSSKPAIEAYNQVLLVVRQQKDPIALVETLQTIGELHLSWFDYPKAAPIYEELLSLATSLSDRANEVIYLQRLAYIYEQTNQPQQSLNVLNKLAEIYVNDNNLTKIPQLKLAIASDYESLAKKDPKLLLEAFKNYQEAYTTAWQLQQFVPAGEALQKLIALYRSQGQTDEALQASQILVQTQAQAANFYGMMQAYDQIGQLYLERKEFPQALTAFQKGLKLAQQLKHEEAYFTEQIEKLSKTNF; the protein is encoded by the coding sequence ATGCTCAGGCGTTTAATTGCGATCGCTACTGCCACTATACTCTTTAGCAGTTCCTTAACGCTGGCACAGAGTAAGAAGCCCAAACCACCGGACAAATTTCCTCCCAATCCTCTAGAGATTACCACACCCGATCCCCTGTCACCACGATCGCCTAAAGATCAACAGCCGTTAACTCTCCAAGAACGACAAAAGTTAGAACCGGCGTTGGATGCGCTAAATCAAGAAGCGGCGGCGAAACTGCAAGCAGGTGAACCAGAAGCAGCCTTTGAAATTTGGAACCGAGAATTGCGTTTGCGGCGCTTTTTCGGTTCGTTAGCAGAGGTACAAGCATTATCACGAGTCGGGGCGATCGCTTGGAATCAAAACAACGGCGAAGAAGTACAATATATTACGCAACGATTGCAAGCAATTCAGAAACAGACGCAATCTGAGAAAAAAACTGCCCCAATAGATTTAGAATTGTGGCGATCGCTAGGTCAAGCTTACCAAAACGTGCGATCGTCTAAACCAGCCATAGAAGCTTACAACCAAGTTTTGTTAGTAGTGCGACAGCAAAAAGATCCAATCGCACTTGTAGAAACTCTCCAGACAATTGGAGAACTGCATTTGAGTTGGTTTGATTATCCCAAAGCTGCCCCAATCTACGAAGAATTGTTGAGTTTAGCGACATCCCTTAGCGATCGTGCAAACGAGGTAATATATCTGCAACGACTGGCTTACATTTACGAGCAGACAAACCAACCGCAGCAGTCATTGAATGTACTGAATAAGCTAGCAGAAATTTACGTCAATGATAATAATCTTACTAAAATACCACAATTAAAACTAGCGATCGCTTCAGATTATGAGTCTCTTGCCAAGAAAGATCCTAAGTTGCTGCTAGAAGCTTTTAAAAATTATCAAGAAGCTTATACTACTGCTTGGCAATTACAGCAGTTTGTTCCTGCTGGTGAAGCTTTGCAGAAATTAATTGCGCTATATCGTTCTCAAGGACAAACAGACGAAGCTTTGCAGGCTAGCCAAATTCTTGTACAGACACAGGCGCAAGCCGCCAACTTTTACGGAATGATGCAAGCTTATGACCAAATTGGACAATTGTATTTAGAACGCAAAGAGTTTCCTCAAGCGCTAACAGCTTTTCAAAAAGGGTTAAAACTAGCGCAACAACTCAAACATGAAGAAGCATACTTTACTGAACAAATTGAAAAACTATCGAAAACAAATTTTTAA